The following are from one region of the Mycobacterium sp. 050128 genome:
- a CDS encoding PE domain-containing protein, whose protein sequence is MTNPLLIAAPVLAGASAAEEGGAATMGGTMAGAAGPVTAVLPPGGEDASAAAAAGFAAHGAATDAMLTQLTLVRSLFAQTIASSGVAYTAMDAANEATLVI, encoded by the coding sequence ATGACGAATCCACTATTGATCGCGGCTCCGGTGCTCGCCGGCGCTTCAGCTGCCGAAGAGGGCGGTGCAGCGACGATGGGCGGCACGATGGCCGGTGCTGCCGGCCCGGTGACGGCAGTTCTGCCACCGGGAGGCGAGGACGCGTCAGCGGCCGCGGCCGCCGGTTTCGCTGCGCACGGTGCCGCCACCGACGCGATGCTCACACAGCTGACCCTGGTGCGGTCACTGTTCGCGCAGACCATCGCCAGCAGCGGCGTGGCTTACACCGCGATGGACGCGGCGAACGAGGCGACGCTAGTCATCTAG